agcgatgtttttgggcttatgaaactaggccgcttcctctcccttttcagcagtgggctttgtttttttttctttttctttatctgggccgcagggcctgtttctttttttttctttgctttttttttttttttttctgggctgcaGAGGCCTGCTCTGTTTTTCTTCTTGGGCAGCAGGgcctctcttttttctctttttttctctgggccgcaaaggcccctttttttttttttttttttgattggaagttgttggcccgggtttttttttttctcgcgtcttcttctttctttcgttttttttttttttcgtcttcttcttcgtttttcttttctctctcttctgcgTCTGCTTCTTCCTTTGGCTGCTTTCTCACTTGTGGTGTGCAGGCAAAGCGATGACTGGGCTGGGTGCTTGAGCGACGGGGCTTAGATGCGACAGTTGGCTGGGAGCAACGCTCAAGAGGTGGAGCGACGCCGGAATCTGGGCTGCGGTCGGTGATGCAGGCGGGGATGAGGCTGGCCGGCTGTGGGCTGCGATGTAGGGTTGGTGCTGGAGGCGGATCACCGGCAGTACTGGGCTTCTAGAACGCCGATCGGATCGCCGAAATCTGGTGCTGTAGGTGGGAGTCCTTCGACGACAGTCTTGGCAGAGGGAAAAAGGCCGGTCTGGGCGTGCAGCAGCGACGAGTGAGGCCGTGGGTTGCAGCAGCAGCAGTGTTCTGATGGGATCGAGACCGATGTCGGAAGAAAGATTCTGATGGGAGGCCGATGGTGTGCTGCTGACCTGCTGTGTGTCCGCTAGAGGAAGATGGGTGCAGAGAGCAAATTGCTGTTGGCTGGGATCGAGACCGGAATGGAGGTGAGGCCGGTCTAGATGGTGCCGGTCTTGGAcggagaagaatttttttttttttttttttttatagttggTGGCGGtaggaaaaaggaagaaaaagatttttttcttctagggttttgatttttctcgacgaaaagaaaattagaaagctagaattttttcttggctatttgctctgagcgtgctgataacgtgtaaaagtaaatggagattggaattggtctactcatttcattcataacccctttatatagggataggattacaacggaaatatcaattacattgatgatactaaatgctgattgagctgtgatttgtaattgcttgattccctcttcgtctgtttctttgacgaaggcacataatgtgcttttccttgaacaaaaagagcatattaaagaaaattttgaaaaaaaatttcaaaatataagGTTAAAAGATGTCATTgaagaagaaataagcttttctAATGAACAACTACAAAATTTAGAAAAAGTCAAATATGCTATAAGTAAAGAAAATATTTATAAGCATTCTAGATTTAAAATATTTTCTCATAGAATATTTGAGCAATTTAGTGAAAACACCACAACTCAATGTACTGAAGAAGTGTAAATCCTATTGTTTGACAAAAAGAGAATTGAAagatggaagaaaaaaaatatccaAACATAAGATATGTTCATATTGGTCTAATCGTGATCACTATAACTGCAATATTTAGGCAAGGTTTAGACACATCAATACTTGCTGTAGTTTTTGACAAAACATTGAATAATCCACTTTAGTTAATGATTAGAGGAATCCAATCTAACCTAGTAAATGGAATAGTTTGGTTTAACATGAAACCAAATTACTTTCTATCTATAACAAATAGAAATATTGAAAATTCGGTAAAGATAAACATTCAACTCAAAAATTTAAGTATGGATCATAACTCCCAGAATTTAGCAATCCAATAAATAACAATACATGAGCTAGCCAGGCTCCCTCAAACATCTATAAAATATCTagataaaaaaaacataatcgAATTGTTTGAACGAAATCTATTGGACACTGAAATACAGCCAACATTATTATATTGGAAAGATTTAGAAGTACCAAAATAATGGTTATTCAATGACTTTGTAGAAGAAAGGTCTAGTAGCAAACCAGCTACTATAGAGTTTCAATCATATGGGAAAAATCTCTACTTCAGAGATAAAAGATCTCAAAGTAAAAAGTAGCAACTAGAATCTCCATGCCTGTTAAGTTTGCAAGAAACTAAACCTCCTAGGCTGCATTTGTTATGTTGGAAACGAAGCCCGGACTATTGGTTTCCATTTCTAATAGTTACTGCTATTTGTACATAACTTTTATTATGGAAAGGAAACTAAAAGGGGCAATCAATTCCGTCTAATGGGTGGAAATAGATTAATGGCCTGAGGGTGGTACTTCAATTCCTCCGTAGCTATGGAAATGAAATTACAACATATACCTCTAATGAAACAAATCATATAACCTCCTGTCTTTGCTTATCGAAAACAAAGCTTTTCTGCatattttcttcttcaaaatctgGTAATGTCATCATCACCATCCCGGTCGTCAGAGCCATCAAGGCTGTTAGACTTTACCAGATCGATTATTTTTCTCTAATGGATTAGTATTGATATACTCTCCCATATATTTGACTGTCATTCCATGAATGAATGATCGAAGCTCTTGGGGATAAACCCATAACTCTTTGAAGTGAAAAAATCCCTGAATATAATTTTCATCTCCTTATTTACATAGCGCTGATGATCGGTTATGGATCGAGATTCAGAAGAACAAAAAGCAATTGTAAGGGctatataaaatatattaagAAGACGAGCTAGCTGGTTTGCAATGTGTTCCTTTCCATAGCTACAAGGTCGCAAcatgttcttttcttttcttttttattttgtactcTTTTGGATCTTTAGTTCATAGATTTTTCTCTGGTGATGGCCATAAAAATCAATATCTCTTCATTCTGCTACATACAACAAAAGGGTATTATTGGAAACAAGTGACACTTTTATCCTATTTCCACAATTGTCAAACTCTTTCTGACTATCAATTCCATGGCACACCAAACACGCAAATAGAAATGTCAAAATCCATTCCATTAATTTGTAGTTAAGGAAAGGATATTAATTCAATTTCCCATCATATGATTTTGGTCAACTAAACGAGGCCCTATAGTCATAAACAGTGActcaaaaatagaaaataagaaaGACAAAGAAGGGGCAATTGCACTAAAACAAGTGCAAATCCCTATAATGTCAGGAACaaactatgaaaaagaaaaagaaagaaaagaaattataaaaATTTGTGAAATGTGTAGTTTTTATTCTAGAAGTTGATGAATGTTCTATTGTTTTAATAAAATCTTTGTATGTTTCATCTTGAGTTGTTCTCAAGTACTTTTCAAAAGCTTCTTCATTTACAAACTCAGGAAGAGATTCTttggcttttcttttcttttaaggtTTAGAAGTGTTTTCTTCTTTATCTGTTTCATTATCACTTAAAGtgtttatttcattttcattatcattAGATTCTGAAGATATTATTTCATCATCAGataacatatatattaatatcatAATTAAAATAAGAAAGCAAATCTTCGTATTCCAAACAAATTGTTCTTATTTCGTTAAGGCAATGGTTGAACTTTGATATTAGACAAGCAGAAGGGTCTGCTACCTGTATTGGAAGCTGTGGTGCCACTTGCATAATATAAGTTCTGTGTGAGACACTTGTGGGACCAACTTCAATAGCTGTTTCCTTGAAAAGTTTCAAAGGATCAGGTATGGACAATTTCCAAATCAACAACCATGGCTTACTacaccaaaaagttgattctgATGAAGCAAATGGACCTTACAGCTTATGACTGGTTAATAGGTAAGACCTAAATTCATTAATCTATAAATGCTTGTTGTTGTTAGAATGATGATATGCATTAATGAGGGCTAGTATTTCATTTTTGTCGATCTAATTACTAGTTTAGAGCTCATTTTAGTAGCATACTAAAATGTGATGTGCTTCTCAATAAtttgtgtgaaagtttcaaTGCTTTCATTTGACCTACTAGATCCAAGCCTGTCATTTCATGCTTTGAGGATATTATGGttaagatgatgaagaggattgcaatgaGAAGAGACAAGATAAGCAAAGTTGTGGACCTTATCTGCCCCAAGCCTAGAGAAATtctagagaagaagaaagttaaATTTGCAATAGATTGCATACCATATGGTTCTGGTAGCCCCCAAATTGAGGTAGAAAGTTTTGGAGGAAGTAGACATGTGGTTGATCTGACCAGAAAGACATATGCATGCAGGAGATGAGATCTAACTGTTATACCATGCAAGCATGCCATAACTATTATCAACTTCATGAGATACAAGCCAGAAGACTATGTGGATGCTTGTTACCTCACCAAGACTTACATAGCTGTTTACTCCAACACAGTAAAGCTAGTGAATGGGATGGACTTGTAGATCTCTTCCTATGAACCTACCATCCTCCCACCACAGTACAATAGGTAGCCTGGTAGGCCAAGAACCAAAAGGATGAAAGATGCATTTGAAAAGGAGACTGAGGGTTCCAAGCTTGAAAGTTAAAAATCCTTAAAGTGTAGTAACTATGGCACATGGGGTCATAATGTGAAAACTTGTCATAGGCACCTACCACCTAAGGAAAAAGCAACTAAGAAGAGGAAACTAAACACAGGAGAGGCATCAACTCAAACTCAGGTGTTTTGTGCAAAGTTTGGTCATTAGTAGAAAATGCAATTGATATAGGTGTAGCCACACTGACCACATTACTTGGTGCAAACTAAGGGTACCAAAAAGCAGCCAAAGTCAAAGAATGAGCTTAGAGCAAAGGCAAAGCTAAGAACTAAACAGTAGAAGGTAAACTCAGCTCacacttgttttatttttgtgttaTTGTTTGGTTCTCTAGGTTATTATTCATCTCATTactgtagaaaaaaaaaaggatcaaaaGAAGACAGTAACAAAACATCAAATGCATCAATAGCTATAACTGCTTAAAGCAAGGGTAACTGCTTAAAGCAAGGGTAACTGCTTAAAGCAAGGGTAAAAGCTTCAAGTAAGGTAGACCAGCTACTTCTGCATAGGCTTCATCAAGGTCATTTGCAAGGATCAGGGAAAATGCAAAGAATGGGGTTAGTAACCAAGGTTAGGTTATGATTTAGAGATGCATGTTGCAATTTTTTTGTGCAATCTTGTGCTATGTCACATGGTTGCTAGGTCTAATATTTTGTTTGGGAGAATTTTTGAATAGTACCTGAACTAAAGGTCACTGTGAATTAACGTGCCTCACTTTACACTAACTACACTTTGGTACCTGGACTATAAAACCCGACTACATTTAAATACACACCGTTAGTTGGCATGCCACCTGGCAAATTTTCAAGGGTAAAATTGTGTCTTGACTATTCACCTTATTTTTTTAACTATCCACCTTTAAAAAGTCAatcttttttaataaaaaggataaaaaaaaaataggtggTGCGATCATGACAGTAGATCCAccttggaatttttttttaaataaaaaagaaaataagatttCTTGGGGTTGTTCCACCGCACAAATCGAACCAAACATCACGTTCCTTGTCGGCGTGTTTGGAATGCAAGGGAAGTGGAACAGATCCGGCTTTGGCGTCGGCCCGGATATTGTCGTAAGAAAGCAAAAGACTAGACTTGGGGCTAATGGAGTTGTTAGGGAAGGCAGAAAGCGGCCAGGAattggaagaaggagaagatgggTTTTTACCGAAGGAGAAAGCACCGTTTGGGATCTAAGGGAGGACTGTGAGAATGGATTATTGACACTGGTGGGTCTGGCTATGGGGTTTAGAGGGGAAGGAGAAGAGGGGGTGGAAGATGCAAAAGAGGAAGTATTGGAGGAAAGTCCCATTTGGATTTTGGCCCTGAGAATTAGATAGTGCAAAAAGGTATCTGGGCCATAAGCTAGCCAATTGCATCAAATCGTTCTCACCAAGATCTTGTATCAAAAGATATCCCATGATTTTGATGGCATTTTTAGGCTCCAAAGCCTTGATCTTTCCAAACAGTAGGTTGGTGACTTCACAAAAGAACCCATCTTGGATCTttgggttctctctctctctcatggtcCATGGGTTTGATCTGAGCTTTGGggtctctctatctctctctctctctctacgttGGGTGCTATGGTGTTTTTGAATTGGTAGTGTATTATGTGATTGGTTGGTGAGAAATATAGATTGAATTGGTAGTATTTTCTGGAGATTTGTTTTCCTGGTTGCtagttgcagagagagagagagtgaaaatcTATAACAAATTATATCTAAAAGTGGGGTGATAATTAGTGAACTAATTGATACTTATAGCTCCTACGACAATTTGCCAGGTGAGGACGACCGGTCTCGGATCCGTTATAGCGCCGGAAACATCTTCAATAGCTGCAGCTTTTCAAGCTTTTCTACAGTGGCGGGTTGGAGTAATGTTTATAGCGAAAGTGTGGTTGTGGCATTTTGTTCTGGTAATGGAGCATGAATCATATGGTTTTGTGATGTTAATGCTTGGAAATATGGCTGTGCTTGAGTTGGACTTGGTTGGGGTTCTGATGAATGTGAAGGAAGAGATCCGAGGCTTCCATTTTGATATTGGCACCAGATTAATGGCGCCACCACTGGTCGTTTAACTTGAaacttcagagagagagagagagagagagtgaaaataCCAAACTACCCTCTAAAAATTGAATAATAACAAAATGTTAACGGTATTATTAACAGCGTGTATTTAAATGTAGTTGGGTTTTATAGTCCAAGTATCAAAGTGTAGTTAGTGTAAAGTGAGACACGTTAATTCAGGTACTGTTCGAAAAATTCTCCCATTTTGTTTAGATGATTAGAGGTATAATTTTGTGTAACTCAATCCAAGCTGTATTTTTGGTTAGTTAGGATGTAAAACACATTGATGCATCTATTTGGTTGCTACAACAATTTTTTGGTAATTTATGTGTTACATTTTCTACTAATTTTCAAGTTCTGGTCATTTTCtggttttgttgatgttttATTCTTCAGCTAGTTAATTTGGAGGTTTGGATCCTATTTTCTGGTTAAAAAGGGATgattatatataatttaaattttagagagaaaatggagaaatGTCCGTTTTATCCTTTTAGGAGATTTAAAAGATGACAAATAGGCCATAATGTCTAGTCTAGCTCAACATTTGACTCATTTTTCGagataaatttgaattttggacgCTTTTGATGGAAAATGAAAGTGCAAAgaccatcatgattaaaaaaaaattattatggaTCAAACTGATGTTTGCTTCAAAATTAGAGGaaacaaactgaatttagtcattTTTCATAAAAAacggagagaaaaaaaaaataataagaatatgACGAAATTAAAccgaaagaaataaaagaatgcCCTGGCTTGAAAATAAACACACACGCACGCAGTCCAGAGCGACAGGGTCCTTTAATTCTCAATCATGGAGGACATAAAGAAGAGAAAGCTGGACAACAGTGAAGGAATCTCACCGCATTCAGAGGAAGACTTGCGCGCCCTTCTTGACCCTCTCGCCAAGCCCCAGCTCGTCGATCTCCTAGCTAAACTGTGCGTTTCACTTTCTTACACTCTCTCCTCTTTTCCAATTCTAATTACTCCAACAATTGGTCCTTGAATCTTGAACCCAACCCCCCCATGTTGCATGTGAGAATGGTTGTGTGGTGTGTGTGTGATTGACCCTGTGTTTGGTTGCATGTTTGAGGCATAAAGGGGTTCCCAATATCCTTCAATTGCAGAGGAAATTAAGGGTATAGCCACAGCAGATCCTGTTCACCGCAAGCTTTTTGTTCGTGGGTTGGCCTGGAATACCTCTTCCGATACTTTGTGTGCTGTGAGTGCATTGTTTGTGGTGTTTTGCATGTTATCACTCTCATATTTGTTTGTACATCATTTTGACTTAGAGCTCTTCATTTGTGGACCAAATATGGGTGCGATCATTCGGGCCGTGTTGCATTGATCTTAACTAGCTAAGATATGGTATGTGTTCCAGGCATTTAGTGAGCATGGAGAAATTGAGGAAGGAGCTGTCATCTATGACAAAGCGAGTGGAAAATCGCGGGGATATGGTTTCATCACTTACAAACATATGGAGTCAACTCACCGTGCGCTCAGAGCTCCTAGCAAGTTAATTGATGTAAGCGTTTGCCTCGTCGCAAgtctaattcaattttttttatttcactcTTTGACCATCTAGACAAACTAGGGCTGATATACATTTTGAGTTCGACATGTTGACTGAGGAAAACGAATGAAATTTAGTGACGTTATGTACTATATTTTGCTGTTGAGTTGTATGTGATTGGCAATCTTATTAATGTTGGTGGTTGAAGAAACATCTTTTGATTGTTACTTTTCGCCCTTCTGTTACAAGATACTGGCTTCTTATGATAGTTCCAAGTTATGCAAAATAGCTGCTATGCAGTTTCAGAGTTGCCAGTTCTCCCTCCGTACTCTGTAGTTTCGTGTGAATAATAGAGTATCTATTTTTTATTATACTTAGAATATCTGTTATAAGATGAATTTGTTGTATCAACCTTGGTGCTCTGTTGGTTCCATCATCAAATAAAAAATGCCTCTTACAGAAAGTAGCGATTGTGGAGATTCATAGATTGTcagtttttgaagttttaaaatatacattttttttaagCAAATGCATAATTTACACAATTTCTTGAATGGTAATTACATATCTGTTCTTTACGTAAATTCAATTTGAAGTCAACTCCAGTTATCTAGACGGAGAAATATTACAAGTCAATAAGATAAGAGAGATGCTTAGCCAAGATTTGTAAAGGCCTTGGCTTTCTGTAAAAAAAAGGGGATGAGGCAGAGTTAATgagaaatgaaagaggaaataaTTGATCTTCTTTAAAAATAAGGAGAACAATTTATTTTGAAAGCCATGTAGTTTAATAGGGAGGTGCAAACTTATTATATGTGGTAGGAGTATTCAGACATACAGGTGTATTTTATCAGTTGATATGGTTGGTTACCTTGTTCCATGACTTTTTGTGAACTGTGATGGGGAGTGGCTAGACTAAGGGTGAGTGTTGTATGAGTGACCAGGTAGCAGTGAGGCCATGAGCTGGGAATGGGTTGGCTAGATAGTGTTCCTTTGGATGGACTCTATTTGCAAGTTTACGTGTAATTTCTTCATATGTCCTATTGCATAAGATGAACTGAACAGACAAAATGGTTGCACCTCTGTTTGTACATTGTGAATAGTTAACTTtccatttttaaatatatttcagtttcttgattatttttttCCAGGGTCGCATGGCTGTTTGTAATTTAGCATGTGAGGGGTTAACTGGTTCAACTTCTAGCCAAGATCTTACCCAGAGGAAACTCTACATTGGGGGCTTATCACCAAATGTCACTAGTGAGATGCTCCTCCACTTCTTTGGCAGGCACGGTGATATAGAAGAAGGTTCAGTTGCATATGACAAGGACACAAATGAGTCACGGTATGAAAAAGTTTATCATCATGTACTGCATGCGGAGAATAATATATCTCCTTATCCTTAACAAGATTCTTGCTATAACCTgcagttttgtattttttactttttgtgTAGTGGGTTTGGCTTTGTAACGTTCAAGACAGTGGAGGCTGCAAAGAAGGCCATAGATGATCCACAAAAGACCCTTGGGGTTAGTGAAGAACCCTTGTTTGCATTTTTAGTGTTCAGTTTATCTTTCTAAATGCAAAATCATTTGAACAAAGTCAGCTGAAGGTCAAACGTATAAAGGCCTGAAGGTCTTTATGTCCATGTGTTTTCTGTGGGTTGTAGCTGCATTATTACCTCAATATAATTTTAGGAGTGGGGATCTCCAGTTCACTAATTTCACAGTGTTTATCTTAGGACTAAAAGTAAaatcaaaagaacaaaaaacacaAGGGAGAACCCATCCCAAATTCGACCATTGCCATTGCCATCACCGGTTGTTACTCATCCGTAGTCTTATGCCCAAATCTATGTGTAATTGACCAGTAACACAAACCATGGCAAAATTGAAACGACTGCAAGAAATTTGTTCTATTAGATGGTTGTTTGTTGTAGAAGAATTCTGAACCATGTTGTTTGAGTGTATAATTTAAATGATAGGAGCAGATTTTGGCATCACTATGAGGCTATTTGTCTAAGCAGCATTATATTTACTTCCTGGTTTAACTTGTCTTGATTGAGCACGAGAAAAGAGTTAACCATCATGTTTTACCAATAGTTTTGTTCATGTACTTGGGCAAAGATAGTTCATGTTTTCTTGCATTAATTTTTCATCTACGATAAAAGTTAAGATCACGTAGCACAGCTTTTACATACTTTTCATTATGCTTATCTAAGAAAGTTCTGAGAGCATTGCTACCCATATTTCATAATGGTTACATACTATTGGCAAAAAAATCATATGGCAGCAATTGTCTAATGTTCTTGTTCGGTTGCAGGGGAGGAATGTCATTGTGAAACTTGCCGATTCCCACAAAGGCAGAACAATTCAAACACAGTTACCGACACCAATGTTTCAAATGCCGTTGCCTTTAGCACCTGGATATGCACAACCTGGAAAAGCCCATCCAAGCACCGCCCCTCATGGCTATGGTTACCCACCAGCTGTGGGACCATACCATGATAATACTTATTCAAGTCCTCCCACAGCTCCATACCCAACACAGTCACAAATTCCGTATCCATATTACATTGGCAAACAATAATTGATGACAGACAGTTTTCAGCATATGGTAAGTGgccctttctttttcatttggtaTGTGGTTTTATAGCATAACTGTTGTCAATTTTGATTGCTTTCCTCATTCTCTATGTGCTAAGTTTTGCAGGCCTCTAAACTAGTTTGCACATCTGGTAGATGATTTAGGGAGAATGTGTGTTGGGTTGGAATCTTATGTGGCATAGAAGCTACGTTTCTGCACTGGAATTTTGCTCTTGTTGTACTATTAACATGGTGTAGTCAAAACCTTTCAGTTGTTGTAGGTAGATTTTTTACCATGTTGTTAGAACTAGGGTACCATTTTCCTTTGTTGCGATGGAGACTTGTTAGACTAAACCCAAAGCTATCACTTTTCACAAAAAATTTGTTTGCTTGTCacatgtttttcttctttttgtactTCTGTTGCTTGATTCTGTAAAAGAGATGCTCAGGCATTGATGAATTCGCCCGATGATTACACTTCGGTTGTAGATGAACCTGACGGACACTTAACCTACCCAATTCTGCAACTAATTGCAACACTTTGCATGCAAGGGTACTCCAACAGCCTCCATGTATAATTTCTTTTTGCGTTGTAAATTACACCAAGTGATGCAGGGTTTGTAGGTTGGGTTTTGGAGGCGGTGATTTCAGTCTGGAGTGGACTTCTGATAagagtaactgatcaagtatgGCTAAATGCCTGTTTCGAACTGAAGACCAGTTGGGATAAGGAAAACTGTAGCTAGTTCTTTGTATGGGAAGGTACATACATTGTCTGGGCTGTTTTCATCTGGACAAAGATTTGTCAAACTGAAGGAAGTTTACTTCCAGGAAATCTTTGAGCTCGGCAAGGTTATTGTTATTTAAGAAGGCGATATTGTCTCCATGAGCTCGGATTTACAGACTTGGTTCTTTCCATTGCATCTTTTCCATTTGGGAAAATTTCTAATTACTCCAGGCGGAAGCCGCCCTGGAAGTTTCTTACCAGGAGTGATTGGAATTTTCAGAAACTTCAGTTAGCAATGGTCCCCGTAGAGTAATATATACCGGAAATAAGCCAATCTGAACTACGTG
Above is a genomic segment from Rosa chinensis cultivar Old Blush chromosome 3, RchiOBHm-V2, whole genome shotgun sequence containing:
- the LOC112191460 gene encoding UBP1-associated protein 2C, with the protein product MEDIKKRKLDNSEGISPHSEEDLRALLDPLAKPQLVDLLAKLGSQYPSIAEEIKGIATADPVHRKLFVRGLAWNTSSDTLCAAFSEHGEIEEGAVIYDKASGKSRGYGFITYKHMESTHRALRAPSKLIDGRMAVCNLACEGLTGSTSSQDLTQRKLYIGGLSPNVTSEMLLHFFGRHGDIEEGSVAYDKDTNESRGFGFVTFKTVEAAKKAIDDPQKTLGGRNVIVKLADSHKGRTIQTQLPTPMFQMPLPLAPGYAQPGKAHPSTAPHGYGYPPAVGPYHDNTYSSPPTAPYPTQSQIPYPYYIGKQ